A genomic segment from Limosilactobacillus sp. encodes:
- a CDS encoding ABC transporter ATP-binding protein, producing the protein MNNHTKLTRQRQVAVLRRLFKAARPFWWQFALAIGMAVALSVVNLLLPRLIQYYIDHYLRHGPVLVKWIVLFAGIYFGLTMVQALLQFVEAYSFAMGSERTLESLRERLARHVYYLGIRFFDETPVGEIVSRVTNDTKTLYNFWNLILYLVVAVTGLVAAFVAMLLVSPLLAWLTLGLLLIILLLIRWYQKLSVPVYQRARASLSRLNTRLNEALSGIEVIQQFGQQKRQERAFDKENTRYFNCRNRLINYDSFLLYPIVSLMFILAETATLGYFGVRSEQTMVAAGVVYAFIAYQQNFFNPLNSVMDNLATFQEGIVAANRVFTLLDRPTTQPKQGDEPLKIGAGRIEFRHVTFGYDPNQPVLKDISFTVEPGQTVALVGHTGSGKSSIINLLMRFYEFQRGQILIDGVDIRRYPLHELRQRLGLVVQEPVIFYGTIAHNIGMFNAEADPEAIRRAARAVDADRFIEQLPRGYQTLLGEHGGNLSAGQRQLIAFARVMARHPLVLIMDEATASVDAHTEKVITESIEKMSSQQTTIAIAHRLATIQNADQILVLREGQIVERGRHAELMARDGYYAKLVRLQESQEK; encoded by the coding sequence ATGAACAATCACACTAAACTGACCCGGCAGCGCCAGGTTGCGGTCCTACGGCGGCTCTTTAAGGCGGCCCGGCCGTTCTGGTGGCAGTTTGCCCTGGCAATCGGGATGGCGGTGGCCCTGAGCGTGGTTAACCTGCTTTTACCACGTCTGATTCAGTACTACATCGATCACTACCTGCGCCACGGTCCGGTCCTAGTCAAATGGATCGTTCTTTTTGCGGGGATTTACTTCGGCCTGACGATGGTCCAGGCCCTCTTGCAATTTGTGGAGGCTTACAGCTTTGCGATGGGCTCGGAACGAACGTTGGAGAGCCTGCGGGAACGGCTAGCCCGGCACGTTTACTACCTGGGGATTCGCTTCTTCGATGAAACGCCGGTCGGTGAGATCGTTTCCCGGGTCACCAATGACACCAAGACCCTGTACAACTTTTGGAACCTGATTCTGTACCTGGTCGTCGCCGTGACCGGATTGGTGGCGGCCTTTGTGGCCATGCTGCTGGTCAGCCCGCTGCTGGCTTGGTTGACCCTAGGCCTGCTCCTGATCATTTTGCTCTTGATTCGGTGGTACCAAAAGCTCAGTGTTCCGGTCTATCAACGGGCCCGAGCCAGCCTGAGCCGGTTAAATACCCGCTTGAACGAGGCCCTAAGCGGGATCGAGGTCATTCAGCAATTTGGCCAACAAAAACGGCAGGAACGGGCTTTTGACAAAGAAAACACCCGCTACTTCAATTGCCGCAACCGGCTGATCAATTACGATTCCTTCCTGCTGTACCCGATCGTTAGCCTGATGTTTATCCTGGCAGAGACGGCCACCTTGGGCTATTTCGGTGTCCGCAGCGAGCAGACGATGGTCGCCGCCGGGGTGGTCTACGCCTTCATTGCCTATCAACAGAACTTCTTTAATCCCTTAAACAGCGTGATGGATAACCTGGCGACCTTCCAGGAGGGGATCGTTGCCGCCAACCGGGTCTTCACGCTCTTGGACCGGCCAACGACCCAGCCCAAGCAGGGGGATGAGCCCTTGAAAATTGGTGCCGGTCGGATTGAATTTCGTCACGTCACCTTTGGCTACGATCCGAATCAGCCGGTGCTCAAGGATATCTCCTTTACGGTCGAACCCGGTCAGACGGTGGCCCTGGTTGGCCATACCGGCAGCGGAAAAAGTTCGATCATCAATCTCCTGATGCGGTTTTACGAGTTTCAACGCGGTCAGATCCTGATTGACGGGGTCGACATTCGCCGCTATCCTTTGCACGAATTGCGCCAGCGCCTGGGACTGGTTGTTCAGGAACCGGTCATCTTCTACGGGACGATCGCCCACAACATCGGGATGTTTAACGCCGAGGCGGATCCCGAGGCCATTCGGCGGGCGGCCCGGGCCGTTGACGCCGATCGTTTCATCGAACAGCTGCCCCGGGGCTACCAAACCTTGCTGGGCGAGCACGGTGGCAACCTTTCCGCGGGGCAGCGGCAACTGATTGCCTTTGCCCGGGTGATGGCCCGCCATCCGCTGGTGCTGATCATGGATGAGGCCACCGCCAGCGTGGACGCCCACACTGAAAAGGTAATTACCGAGAGCATCGAAAAGATGAGCAGCCAGCAGACCACAATCGCGATTGCCCACCGCTTGGCCACGATTCAAAACGCGGATCAGATCCTGGTCCTGCGGGAAGGCCAGATTGTGGAACGGGGCCGGCATGCCGAACTGATGGCCAGGGATGGCTACTACGCCAAGCTGGTGCGTTTGCAGGAAAGTCAGGAAAAATAA
- the rplJ gene encoding 50S ribosomal protein L10 codes for MSEAAIAKKAEVVKSVQGLLNDAQTAIVVDYRGLTVAEVTDLRKQLRDAGVKMSVIKNKILDRAVEGTDYEDLKSTFAGPTAVAFSNEDPIAPAKIIKKFADDHDALEIKGGFIEKSVKTLDEINEYATMPGREELLSMLASALQDPMRKIARAVKAIADKEDEAA; via the coding sequence ATGAGTGAAGCAGCTATTGCTAAGAAGGCTGAGGTCGTTAAGTCCGTTCAGGGCTTGCTGAACGATGCCCAAACAGCTATCGTTGTTGATTACCGTGGTTTAACCGTTGCCGAAGTTACTGACTTACGGAAGCAGCTTCGTGACGCAGGTGTTAAGATGTCAGTTATCAAGAACAAGATTCTTGACCGTGCCGTTGAAGGTACTGACTACGAAGACCTGAAGAGTACTTTTGCTGGTCCTACTGCCGTTGCCTTCTCAAACGAAGACCCAATTGCCCCAGCTAAGATCATCAAGAAGTTCGCTGATGACCACGACGCTCTTGAAATCAAGGGTGGCTTCATCGAAAAGAGCGTTAAGACTCTCGATGAAATCAACGAATACGCAACTATGCCAGGTCGCGAAGAACTGTTGTCAATGCTTGCATCTGCACTGCAAGATCCAATGCGGAAGATTGCCCGTGCTGTCAAGGCCATTGCCGACAAGGAAGACGAAGCCGCATAA
- the rplL gene encoding 50S ribosomal protein L7/L12 has protein sequence MAFDKDAIIASLKEASISDLNDLVKAIEDEFDVSAAAPVAVAGAAGGAAAAKDTFTVELTEPGQAKVKVIKAVKDITGVGLKDAKDLVDGAPSAIKEDVKEDEANDIKEKLEAAGATVTLK, from the coding sequence ATGGCTTTTGATAAGGATGCTATCATTGCTTCATTAAAGGAAGCATCAATCTCTGACCTTAACGACCTTGTTAAGGCAATCGAAGACGAATTCGACGTTTCTGCTGCTGCTCCAGTTGCTGTTGCCGGTGCTGCCGGTGGCGCTGCTGCTGCTAAGGACACCTTCACTGTTGAACTGACTGAACCAGGTCAGGCCAAGGTTAAGGTTATCAAGGCTGTTAAGGACATCACTGGTGTCGGCCTGAAGGATGCTAAGGACCTGGTTGACGGTGCTCCTTCAGCTATCAAGGAAGACGTTAAGGAAGACGAAGCTAACGACATCAAGGAAAAGCTTGAAGCCGCTGGTGCTACTGTTACCCTTAAGTAG